One genomic window of Nitrososphaerota archaeon includes the following:
- a CDS encoding S-methyl-5'-thioadenosine phosphorylase, with the protein MLVEQADIGIFGGTGIYDSGLLEGAKEITVDTPFGKPSDAITVGIFKGKKVAFMPRHGKKHTIPPHLINYRANIWAFKQMGITRIIAPSAVGSLKEEIAPGDFVLPNQFIDFTKSRKGTFSEEGKVIHISVADPFCPELQSAILNAANEQKISVHKNVTYVCIEGPRFSTKAESKFYKSTGAGIIGMTLVPECQLAREAQICYASISTVTDYDVWAEKPVTAKEVIETLHKNVENTKRLLTSIPDAIPEHRGCSCAKALEEAQF; encoded by the coding sequence ATACTAGTGGAACAAGCAGATATTGGAATTTTTGGAGGTACTGGAATTTATGATTCCGGCCTCTTAGAGGGCGCAAAAGAGATCACTGTAGACACTCCATTTGGCAAGCCATCTGACGCCATCACAGTTGGAATATTCAAGGGCAAAAAAGTCGCATTCATGCCAAGGCATGGAAAAAAACACACCATACCGCCACACTTAATCAACTATAGGGCAAATATTTGGGCATTTAAGCAAATGGGGATTACTAGAATAATTGCACCATCCGCAGTCGGCAGCCTCAAAGAAGAGATTGCACCAGGAGACTTTGTTTTGCCAAACCAGTTTATTGATTTTACAAAATCTCGCAAGGGAACATTCTCAGAAGAAGGCAAAGTAATTCACATTTCAGTTGCAGATCCATTCTGCCCTGAATTGCAATCTGCCATACTAAATGCAGCAAATGAGCAAAAAATTTCTGTTCACAAGAATGTAACTTATGTCTGCATAGAAGGGCCTAGATTTTCCACAAAAGCAGAATCAAAATTCTACAAGTCAACTGGTGCTGGCATAATAGGTATGACACTAGTTCCAGAATGTCAGCTAGCACGAGAGGCGCAGATCTGTTATGCATCAATTTCAACAGTTACTGATTATGACGTGTGGGCAGAAAAGCCAGTCACTGCAAAGGAAGTAATTGAGACACTACACAAAAACGTAGAAAACACAAAACGACTGCTCACGTCAATTCCAGATGCAATACCAGAACATCGTGGATGTTCCTGCGCCAAAGCCCTAGAAGAAGCCCAGTTCTAA
- a CDS encoding adenine phosphoribosyltransferase, with translation MNLQNIITEYPDFPKRGILFRDISPILKNPSAMSHCIDEFAKRYHTNDVDVFAGIESRGFPIACALALRYNKGMIMIRKQGKLPGQTVKRSYTIEYGKATMEIQKNAISKDERVVICDDLLATGGTAKAAAELIERLGGQVTGFAFMIELTELGGIKKISKYKTESLVRY, from the coding sequence GTGAATCTTCAAAACATCATCACGGAATATCCAGACTTTCCAAAGAGGGGAATTTTGTTCAGAGATATCAGTCCAATTTTAAAAAATCCGTCTGCCATGTCGCATTGTATAGACGAATTTGCAAAACGATACCATACAAATGATGTAGATGTATTCGCAGGAATCGAATCCCGTGGATTTCCAATTGCATGTGCACTAGCATTACGATACAACAAAGGTATGATAATGATAAGAAAGCAGGGCAAGCTACCAGGTCAGACAGTCAAAAGATCATACACAATTGAATATGGAAAAGCAACAATGGAGATTCAAAAAAATGCAATATCCAAAGATGAGCGAGTAGTAATTTGTGACGACTTGTTAGCAACTGGAGGCACAGCCAAGGCAGCGGCTGAGCTAATCGAGAGGCTGGGCGGACAAGTAACTGGCTTTGCCTTCATGATAGAGCTAACAGAGCTCGGTGGAATCAAAAAGATTTCAAAATACAAAACTGAATCTTTGGTGAGATACTAG